A portion of the Streptomyces erythrochromogenes genome contains these proteins:
- a CDS encoding HAD family hydrolase encodes MTFRPITTVVVDYGGVLTNPLIETFAAFARAVDVALPELQEAFARAARRHGSSPMADLETARCTETEMVERVLAELPGGRTYADLLGDEPFGEVWFRARTVNERLVRFLRELRQSGYRTALLTNNVKEWGPRWRAQLPVDELFDAVVDSSEEGVRKPDPLIYRRLLERLPATAHECLFLDDLDENCQAASDLGMLAVHFTTTDEAVDQIVALLRSRGGAYGRSLV; translated from the coding sequence GTGACGTTCCGCCCCATCACCACCGTGGTCGTCGACTACGGCGGTGTCCTGACCAACCCGCTGATCGAGACCTTCGCGGCCTTCGCCCGCGCTGTGGACGTTGCGCTGCCCGAGCTCCAGGAGGCCTTCGCCCGCGCGGCGCGGCGCCACGGCAGCAGCCCCATGGCCGACCTGGAGACCGCCCGCTGCACCGAGACCGAGATGGTCGAGCGGGTGCTCGCCGAACTGCCCGGCGGCCGGACGTACGCCGACCTGCTCGGCGACGAGCCGTTCGGCGAGGTGTGGTTCCGCGCCCGGACCGTCAACGAGCGGCTGGTCCGCTTCCTGCGCGAACTGCGCCAGAGCGGCTACCGGACCGCCCTGCTGACCAACAACGTCAAGGAGTGGGGGCCGCGCTGGCGCGCCCAACTTCCCGTGGACGAACTGTTCGACGCCGTCGTCGACTCCTCGGAGGAGGGGGTGCGCAAGCCCGATCCGCTGATCTACCGGCGGCTGCTGGAGCGGCTGCCCGCGACGGCGCACGAGTGCCTCTTCCTCGACGACCTGGACGAGAACTGCCAGGCCGCCTCGGACCTCGGCATGCTCGCCGTCCACTTCACCACCACCGACGAGGCGGTCGACCAGATCGTGGCCCTGCTCCGGTCCCGGGGCGGCGCCTACGGCAGGAGCCTCGTATGA
- a CDS encoding FAD-dependent monooxygenase — MTQTDTVLIVGAGPTGLTTACTLLQHGVDARVIDRRNGPASEPKALILWSGALEVLRRIDVADSLEKRSLPLSGASYWSGGRRTGGVRFGALADTAFPRPLCVPQSVTEGVLYDRLLKLGGNVEWNTELAAARVTGSTPSNVSVTLSVPGTGSPAPFSPRWLVGADGTHSTVRAAAGIAFEGSTYARDFLLGDGVFTGGLPEDEAQYHLTPEGVLVVVPLPGGGHRVFFDRDATGEVRPLSDEELQELLTARGPKGWTLQSTWWRSTFRVHTKVAGKFREGSVLLAGDAAHCHSPAGGQGLNTGVQDGFNLGWKLAAVINGADPALLDSYEAERRPAALRALRNSDRQTRLWMLRQGPKRVLRDTLLKVATATGALDRRIVPELAQLDPGLESSPAVPGELPRTGSRGGRTTKGPGLLRPGVRLPDTPWQPLHGTAAASLHEFLATGRHTLLVLQGAGGADAGGAGAGAGERTAAEAAELAAHSTVRSQTDVLLLTDHRPRGGSDASAPYARAVDIGRKLTAIAEAGPLVVYVRPDGAVGAWSSHRDLMRLAAGVSVLGAAVESVA; from the coding sequence ATGACGCAGACCGACACCGTGCTGATCGTGGGCGCCGGCCCCACCGGCCTCACCACGGCCTGCACCCTGCTCCAGCACGGGGTGGACGCCCGCGTGATCGACCGCAGGAACGGGCCGGCCAGCGAACCCAAGGCGCTGATCCTGTGGAGCGGCGCCCTCGAAGTGCTGCGCCGCATCGACGTCGCGGACTCCCTGGAGAAACGCTCGCTGCCGCTGTCCGGCGCCTCCTACTGGTCCGGCGGCAGGCGCACCGGCGGCGTCCGCTTCGGCGCGCTCGCCGACACGGCCTTCCCGCGCCCGCTGTGCGTACCGCAGTCGGTGACCGAGGGCGTGCTCTACGACCGGCTGCTCAAGCTCGGCGGGAACGTCGAATGGAACACCGAGCTCGCCGCGGCCCGCGTCACCGGCTCCACCCCCTCCAACGTCTCGGTCACCCTCTCCGTCCCCGGTACGGGCTCCCCGGCGCCCTTCTCGCCGCGCTGGCTGGTCGGCGCCGACGGCACCCACAGCACGGTGCGCGCGGCCGCCGGCATCGCCTTCGAGGGCAGCACCTACGCACGCGACTTCCTGCTGGGCGACGGCGTGTTCACCGGCGGCCTGCCCGAGGACGAGGCGCAGTACCACCTCACCCCGGAGGGCGTGCTGGTCGTCGTACCGCTGCCCGGCGGCGGGCACCGCGTCTTCTTCGACCGCGACGCCACCGGCGAGGTGCGGCCGCTGTCCGACGAGGAACTCCAGGAACTGCTGACGGCCCGCGGCCCGAAGGGCTGGACGCTCCAATCCACCTGGTGGCGCAGCACCTTCCGGGTGCACACCAAGGTCGCCGGGAAGTTCCGCGAGGGCTCGGTCCTCCTCGCCGGCGACGCCGCCCACTGCCACAGCCCCGCGGGCGGACAGGGCCTCAACACCGGTGTGCAGGACGGCTTCAACCTCGGCTGGAAGCTGGCCGCGGTGATCAACGGCGCGGACCCGGCACTGCTCGACAGCTACGAGGCCGAGCGGCGGCCCGCCGCCCTGCGCGCCCTGCGCAACTCCGACCGCCAGACCCGGCTGTGGATGCTGCGCCAGGGGCCCAAGCGGGTCCTGCGCGACACCCTGCTGAAGGTGGCCACCGCCACCGGCGCGCTGGACCGCCGGATCGTCCCGGAGCTGGCCCAGCTCGATCCCGGTCTGGAGTCGAGCCCCGCGGTGCCCGGCGAGCTCCCGAGGACCGGCTCCCGCGGCGGCCGCACCACCAAGGGGCCGGGGCTGCTCCGCCCCGGGGTCCGGCTGCCCGACACCCCCTGGCAGCCGCTGCACGGCACCGCGGCCGCCTCGCTGCACGAGTTCCTCGCGACCGGCCGGCACACCCTGCTGGTGCTCCAGGGCGCGGGCGGTGCCGATGCGGGCGGCGCCGGCGCCGGCGCGGGCGAGCGCACCGCCGCGGAGGCCGCCGAGCTCGCGGCCCACTCGACCGTACGGTCCCAGACCGACGTCCTGCTGCTCACCGACCACCGGCCCCGGGGCGGGAGCGACGCCTCGGCGCCGTACGCCCGGGCCGTCGACATCGGCCGGAAGCTGACCGCGATCGCCGAGGCGGGCCCGCTGGTCGTCTACGTGCGCCCCGACGGGGCGGTCGGCGCCTGGTCCTCCCACCGGGACCTGATGCGGCTCGCGGCCGGGGTGTCCGTGCTCGGCGCGGCCGTGGAAAGCGTGGCGTGA
- a CDS encoding MMPL family transporter, whose amino-acid sequence MLRLLGAHVVRRPWLFLVAALVLVLDALLLGADLPDRLGNGGTTDPASESARVQRVLEAHYPEQQPNLVLLVSVPQGGQVDDRALAAQGAGLAERLAFEKPVVGVVSYWQTGLAELRSHDGRQAVIAARIVGDEDRARAALEELAPRYRGGQGELTVRITGPLAVRDEIQSTVAEDLARSELIALPLTLIVLVWVFGGVLAAALPVLVGLVTVLATGAVLRIITGFTEVSVFAQNLTTALGLGLAIDYALLIVRRFREELDAGAAPGDAVARTVRTAGRTVLFSALTVAVALAAMLVFPLYFLRSLAYAGITVVLVSALAALTVLPAALALLGRRVDALTVRRRRRLRRGPAEGAVPGARVTRLVMRRAPLVTAAVTGVLLVLGLPFLDARFGTADHRQLPASSQSRAAQESLRTDFDDLPEGSVPVLLRDGGAAPAEAQERTGRIAGKLSALAGVTRVESSAGTYRDGRLTEVPSPADSGRRTAGYDLLTVVAEDDTAATSAAHQDLVRALRTAAGPDGASVGGPAAEVVDSKAAIGRGLIPALALILLGTLVLVFLLTGSAVLPLLTVLLNGLSLTAMFGAVVWVFQEGALSGPLGFTATGDIEATLPVLMFCVAFGLSMDYGVFLVARIKEHHDRGGDHRAAVLAGMRSTGGLITAAAVVLSVVFVSIGLSRITNTKMLGLGVALAVLVDALVVRTLLVPAVLALLGPRTWWAPAPLRRVHRRLGLREGTDPEPQPSAPDSPAGPERTSHDREPAAL is encoded by the coding sequence ATGCTGAGGCTCCTCGGCGCGCACGTGGTGCGCCGGCCGTGGCTGTTCCTGGTCGCGGCCCTGGTCCTGGTCCTGGACGCGCTCCTGCTCGGGGCGGACCTGCCCGACCGGCTCGGCAACGGCGGTACGACGGACCCGGCCTCCGAATCGGCGCGCGTGCAGCGCGTGCTGGAGGCGCACTACCCCGAGCAGCAGCCCAACCTGGTCCTGCTGGTCTCCGTACCGCAGGGCGGGCAGGTCGACGACCGCGCGCTCGCCGCGCAGGGCGCCGGCCTCGCGGAACGCCTCGCCTTCGAGAAGCCGGTCGTCGGCGTGGTCTCCTACTGGCAGACCGGCCTCGCCGAGCTGCGCTCGCACGACGGCCGGCAGGCCGTGATCGCCGCCCGCATCGTGGGTGACGAGGACCGGGCCCGGGCCGCGCTGGAGGAGCTGGCGCCCCGGTACCGGGGCGGGCAGGGCGAACTGACGGTCCGGATCACCGGACCGCTCGCCGTGCGGGACGAGATCCAGTCCACGGTGGCCGAGGACCTGGCCCGCTCCGAGCTGATCGCGCTGCCGCTCACTCTGATCGTCCTGGTCTGGGTCTTCGGCGGGGTGCTGGCCGCGGCGCTGCCGGTCCTGGTCGGGCTCGTCACCGTCCTCGCGACGGGGGCCGTCCTGCGGATCATCACCGGATTCACCGAGGTGTCGGTCTTCGCGCAGAACCTCACCACGGCGCTGGGGCTCGGCCTCGCCATCGACTACGCGCTGCTGATCGTGCGCCGTTTCCGCGAGGAACTGGACGCCGGCGCGGCACCCGGGGACGCGGTGGCCCGCACCGTGCGCACCGCCGGGCGGACCGTCCTCTTCTCGGCGCTGACCGTCGCGGTGGCCCTGGCCGCCATGCTGGTCTTCCCGCTGTACTTCCTGCGCTCCCTCGCCTACGCGGGGATCACCGTGGTGCTCGTCTCGGCGCTCGCCGCGCTGACGGTACTGCCCGCCGCGCTCGCCCTGCTGGGGCGCCGGGTGGACGCGCTGACCGTACGGCGACGGCGGCGGCTACGGCGCGGGCCCGCGGAGGGAGCCGTGCCCGGAGCACGGGTGACGCGGCTGGTGATGCGCCGCGCGCCACTGGTCACCGCCGCGGTGACCGGGGTGCTGCTGGTGCTGGGCCTGCCCTTCCTGGACGCGCGGTTCGGCACGGCCGACCACCGTCAGCTGCCCGCGTCGAGCCAGTCGCGGGCCGCCCAGGAGTCCCTGCGGACCGACTTCGACGACCTGCCCGAGGGCTCGGTCCCGGTCCTGCTGCGCGACGGCGGGGCCGCCCCGGCCGAGGCGCAGGAGCGGACCGGCCGGATCGCCGGGAAGCTGTCCGCGCTCGCGGGGGTGACCCGCGTCGAGTCCTCGGCCGGCACCTACCGGGACGGCCGGCTCACCGAGGTCCCCTCGCCCGCCGACTCCGGACGCCGGACGGCCGGGTACGACCTGCTCACGGTGGTGGCCGAGGACGACACGGCCGCGACCTCGGCCGCCCACCAGGACCTCGTACGGGCCCTGCGCACGGCGGCGGGGCCCGACGGAGCCTCCGTGGGCGGTCCCGCGGCGGAGGTGGTCGACAGCAAGGCCGCCATCGGACGGGGCCTGATCCCCGCCCTCGCCCTGATCCTCCTCGGCACGCTGGTCCTGGTCTTCCTGCTCACCGGAAGCGCGGTGCTGCCGCTGCTGACGGTCCTCCTCAACGGGCTCAGCCTGACCGCCATGTTCGGCGCCGTGGTCTGGGTATTCCAGGAGGGCGCGCTGTCCGGGCCGCTCGGCTTCACCGCGACCGGCGACATCGAGGCGACCCTTCCCGTCCTCATGTTCTGCGTGGCGTTCGGCCTGTCCATGGACTACGGCGTGTTCCTCGTCGCCCGGATCAAGGAGCACCACGACCGCGGCGGCGACCACCGCGCGGCCGTCCTGGCCGGGATGCGCAGCACCGGCGGGCTGATCACCGCCGCCGCGGTGGTCCTCAGCGTCGTGTTCGTCTCCATCGGCCTGTCCCGGATCACGAACACCAAGATGCTCGGCCTCGGCGTCGCCCTGGCCGTCCTGGTCGACGCCCTCGTCGTCCGCACGCTGCTGGTCCCCGCGGTGTTGGCGCTGCTGGGCCCCCGTACCTGGTGGGCCCCCGCCCCGCTGCGCCGCGTGCACCGCCGCCTCGGGCTGCGCGAGGGGACCGATCCCGAGCCGCAGCCCTCCGCCCCGGACTCCCCGGCCGGCCCCGAAAGGACCTCGCATGACCGAGAACCCGCCGCCCTCTGA
- a CDS encoding NAD-dependent epimerase/dehydratase family protein, translating to MTENPPPSEPAPRPPGPGAVMVTGATGLLGHAVVARLLAAGSEVTAVVRDVERARTLLPNCPQLRLVAGEVNDIDSYAGALRGMDAVIHTAAYFREYYQPGPDLELLYRTNVDAVEELLKAAVDAEVPTVVQTSSIAVLGGGDRRSPADEDTPNGDPSRGNHYRASKIRAERVTRRFGERYGLRVPLVLPAWMWGPGDAGPTSAGRLFLAVARGGIKALPTAGNHLVDARDVAAVCVAAAAPEAGAGRWIAGGSWYPLHEICAAVVRATGSGTVPRRLPVPAAMTIASVLQWRARACGAAPVATRTGMRTLLEGHHRRVSSARAVRELGVSFRPLEQTVADQAAWHRAQGQLPAPASAALTRKVRSA from the coding sequence ATGACCGAGAACCCGCCGCCCTCTGAGCCGGCTCCGCGCCCACCGGGGCCCGGCGCCGTCATGGTCACCGGAGCCACCGGGCTCCTCGGGCACGCCGTCGTCGCCCGGCTGCTCGCCGCCGGGTCCGAGGTGACGGCCGTGGTCCGCGACGTCGAGCGCGCCCGCACGCTGCTGCCGAACTGCCCGCAACTGCGGCTGGTCGCCGGGGAGGTGAACGACATCGACAGCTACGCCGGCGCCCTGCGCGGGATGGACGCGGTGATCCACACGGCCGCCTACTTCCGCGAGTACTACCAGCCCGGACCCGACCTGGAGCTGCTGTACCGCACCAACGTGGACGCGGTGGAGGAACTGCTCAAGGCCGCGGTGGACGCCGAGGTGCCCACCGTGGTGCAGACGAGTTCCATCGCCGTGCTCGGCGGCGGGGACCGGCGCTCGCCCGCCGACGAGGACACGCCCAACGGGGACCCCTCCCGGGGCAACCACTACCGGGCCAGCAAGATCCGCGCGGAGCGGGTGACCCGCCGCTTCGGCGAGCGCTACGGGCTGCGGGTGCCGCTCGTCCTGCCCGCCTGGATGTGGGGGCCCGGCGACGCCGGGCCCACCTCCGCGGGCCGGCTCTTCCTGGCCGTGGCGCGCGGCGGGATCAAGGCGCTGCCGACGGCGGGCAACCACCTGGTGGACGCCCGCGACGTGGCCGCCGTCTGTGTCGCGGCGGCCGCGCCGGAAGCCGGCGCCGGGCGCTGGATCGCGGGCGGCAGCTGGTACCCGCTGCACGAGATCTGCGCGGCCGTCGTACGCGCCACCGGGTCCGGGACGGTGCCGCGCAGGCTGCCCGTGCCGGCGGCCATGACGATCGCGTCGGTCCTGCAATGGCGGGCGAGGGCCTGCGGGGCGGCGCCGGTCGCCACCCGGACCGGGATGCGCACGCTCCTCGAAGGACACCACCGGAGGGTTTCCTCCGCCCGGGCCGTGCGCGAACTCGGCGTGAGTTTCCGCCCGTTGGAACAGACCGTCGCGGACCAGGCCGCCTGGCACCGGGCGCAGGGACAGCTTCCGGCCCCCGCCTCGGCGGCGCTGACACGAAAGGTGAGGAGTGCATGA
- a CDS encoding alpha/beta hydrolase has protein sequence MSIIKRVAVLGAAVALLASPVAAAMTAAADTPAAGAAASGGAAAGTAAVSVPPSPAEAAAAAKETAARLAARHIVDVPVSFTVRNTNGSKAGCRTSGATQRISGHLTAPASVWAGGKRAVTLYQHGIASGEWYWRLDVPGYHYAEELAVRGHASVTIDRLGYGASDRPDGFDTCIGAEADIAHQIVQQLRAGTYSLDGTPAEGPATAQGFDTVTLAGQSNGGQVAQIAAYSFGAVDGLMIMDWTDRGLTPEANTRFFTALQGCMAGGRPSRDPSDPSGYVYYDLGPDQFRRGNFHDTEQRVMDAAAPHQNRHPCGDMSSQLDSVFTDLEHLGSIRVPVLLVYGDEDARVTGGAAHQRLFTGAPTELVTVPGAGHYATMARSAASTFDRIDAWLDARGL, from the coding sequence ATGAGCATCATCAAGCGGGTCGCCGTACTGGGCGCGGCCGTGGCGCTGCTGGCGAGTCCGGTGGCGGCGGCCATGACCGCCGCGGCCGACACCCCGGCGGCCGGAGCAGCGGCGTCCGGCGGCGCGGCGGCGGGCACGGCGGCGGTGTCCGTGCCGCCGTCCCCGGCCGAGGCCGCGGCGGCCGCGAAGGAGACCGCCGCGCGGCTCGCCGCCCGGCACATCGTGGACGTGCCGGTCAGCTTCACCGTGCGCAACACCAATGGGAGCAAGGCAGGTTGCCGCACCAGCGGTGCGACCCAGCGGATCAGCGGCCACCTGACCGCACCCGCCTCCGTGTGGGCGGGCGGGAAGCGGGCCGTCACCCTCTACCAGCACGGGATCGCCTCCGGAGAGTGGTACTGGCGCCTCGACGTGCCCGGCTACCACTACGCCGAGGAGCTCGCCGTCCGCGGCCACGCCTCCGTCACGATCGACCGGCTCGGCTACGGAGCCAGCGACCGCCCCGACGGCTTCGACACCTGCATCGGGGCCGAGGCCGACATCGCGCACCAGATCGTGCAGCAGCTGCGGGCCGGGACGTACAGCCTCGACGGCACGCCCGCCGAGGGCCCGGCCACGGCCCAGGGTTTCGACACGGTCACCCTGGCCGGACAGTCCAACGGCGGCCAGGTCGCCCAGATCGCGGCGTACTCCTTCGGCGCCGTCGACGGCCTGATGATCATGGACTGGACCGACCGGGGCCTGACCCCCGAGGCCAACACCCGCTTCTTCACCGCCCTCCAGGGCTGCATGGCGGGCGGCCGGCCGAGCCGCGATCCCTCGGACCCGAGCGGCTACGTCTACTACGACCTCGGCCCGGACCAGTTCCGCCGGGGCAACTTCCACGACACCGAGCAGCGCGTCATGGACGCCGCCGCCCCGCACCAGAACCGGCACCCGTGCGGCGACATGAGCTCACAGCTCGACTCCGTCTTCACCGACCTGGAGCACCTGGGCTCGATCAGGGTCCCGGTCCTGCTGGTCTACGGGGACGAGGACGCCCGCGTCACCGGAGGCGCGGCCCACCAGCGGCTGTTCACCGGTGCCCCGACCGAGCTCGTCACCGTTCCGGGCGCCGGCCACTACGCCACGATGGCCCGTTCCGCGGCCTCCACATTCGACCGGATCGACGCCTGGCTCGACGCCCGCGGCCTGTGA
- a CDS encoding MMPL family transporter produces MPRTHTSDRPDPHDRPPALQRWGRVTAARSRLVVWAGVVLAVLGLVLAAGTMNRLVLSRFETPGSESVTTRAFLEKEFEAGTPSVLLMVTAKQGTVDGDAVAGEGRALERELAGQDGVAEVFSYWSRGNSPVMRGNDGKQALIIARMAGTVTEARTRLADISPAFTRDGAQVKVQVGGGDEIFRQAAEQSRKDFLRAEMIVFPLVLLLLFAIYRRFSAAFLTLGMGLFSVITTLALMRGVTYLTDVSTFAANLALVMGIGLGVDYSLFVINRFREELRAGRTVPDAVEQSVAHAGRTVAFSGLTVVLSLAALLLFPFPFLRSFAYAGVATVLTSVFAALVILPAALARLGRKVLRKNDGTRPEQGWWHRTALRMMGRPLLYGIPALVVLLGLASPTLGLTFGVPGAQVLPRDVSSRVVQQQILDNFAAEEMSAIKVLRTGQAGTDANRSSIDATAAELSRIAGIHQVDALTGSYAEGQRIAEPGEASRRFASERDTWYSVVATHRTVAQDIDRAHSEIRSVAAKGAEPGAVKIGGYPAELSEFRAELVDRLPLVFGLILVTTFLVLFLMTGSVLLPAKAMFLNTLSMGVMFGVLVWIFQEGNLADLFGFTPSGSIEPSIPILMFCVAFGLSMDYEVFMLSRIKEEYDLTGDNAGAVAAGLERSGPLITSAAVILAASFATYASSEIVFLKMLGIGMVVVILLDATLIRAVLVPVSMRLAGKANWWAPAPLRAFHDRFGISESSPAAQPAAAAPDTAGAGVRAGRS; encoded by the coding sequence ATGCCCCGTACACACACGTCCGACCGCCCCGACCCCCACGACCGTCCGCCGGCCCTCCAGCGCTGGGGACGGGTGACCGCCGCCCGGTCCCGGCTCGTCGTCTGGGCCGGCGTGGTCCTCGCCGTCCTCGGCCTGGTCCTGGCCGCCGGCACCATGAACCGCCTGGTCCTGAGCCGCTTCGAGACCCCCGGCTCCGAATCCGTGACCACCCGGGCGTTCCTGGAGAAGGAGTTCGAGGCCGGCACGCCCAGCGTGCTGCTGATGGTCACCGCCAAGCAGGGCACCGTGGACGGCGACGCGGTCGCCGGCGAGGGCCGCGCCCTGGAGCGGGAACTGGCCGGCCAGGACGGCGTGGCCGAGGTCTTCTCGTACTGGTCGCGCGGCAACTCGCCCGTCATGCGCGGCAACGACGGCAAGCAGGCCCTGATCATCGCCCGCATGGCCGGCACGGTGACCGAGGCACGGACCCGGCTCGCCGACATCTCCCCGGCCTTCACCCGCGACGGCGCCCAGGTCAAGGTCCAGGTCGGCGGCGGTGACGAGATCTTCCGGCAGGCCGCCGAGCAGTCCCGCAAGGACTTCCTGCGGGCGGAGATGATCGTCTTCCCGCTCGTCCTGCTCCTGCTCTTCGCGATCTACCGCCGCTTCTCCGCCGCCTTCCTCACCCTCGGCATGGGCCTCTTCTCGGTGATCACCACGCTGGCGCTGATGCGCGGCGTCACCTACCTCACCGACGTCTCCACCTTCGCCGCCAACCTGGCCCTGGTGATGGGCATCGGCCTCGGCGTCGACTACAGCCTCTTCGTCATCAACCGCTTCCGCGAGGAGCTGCGGGCCGGGCGGACCGTCCCCGACGCCGTCGAGCAGTCCGTCGCCCACGCCGGCCGCACCGTCGCCTTCAGCGGTCTCACCGTGGTCCTGTCGCTGGCCGCCCTGCTGCTCTTCCCGTTCCCCTTCCTGCGCTCCTTCGCCTACGCCGGCGTCGCCACCGTCCTGACCTCGGTCTTCGCCGCGCTCGTGATCCTGCCCGCGGCCCTGGCCCGGCTCGGCCGGAAGGTCCTGCGCAAGAACGACGGCACCCGCCCCGAGCAGGGCTGGTGGCACCGCACCGCGCTGCGCATGATGGGCCGCCCGCTGCTCTACGGGATCCCCGCGCTGGTGGTGCTGCTCGGGCTGGCCTCGCCCACGCTCGGCCTGACCTTCGGCGTGCCGGGTGCGCAGGTGCTGCCCCGGGACGTGTCCAGCCGCGTCGTCCAGCAGCAGATCCTCGACAACTTCGCCGCCGAGGAGATGAGCGCGATCAAGGTCCTGCGCACCGGCCAGGCCGGGACCGACGCCAACCGCTCCTCGATCGACGCCACCGCCGCCGAGCTGTCCCGGATCGCCGGGATCCACCAGGTCGACGCCCTCACCGGCTCGTACGCCGAGGGGCAGAGGATCGCCGAACCGGGCGAGGCCTCCCGCCGGTTCGCGAGCGAGCGCGACACCTGGTACTCGGTCGTCGCCACCCACCGCACCGTCGCCCAGGACATCGACCGGGCCCACTCCGAGATCCGCTCCGTCGCCGCCAAGGGTGCCGAGCCCGGCGCCGTGAAGATCGGCGGCTACCCGGCCGAGCTGAGCGAGTTCCGTGCCGAGCTGGTCGACCGGCTGCCGCTGGTCTTCGGGCTGATCCTGGTGACCACCTTCCTGGTGCTGTTCCTGATGACCGGCAGCGTGCTGCTCCCGGCCAAGGCCATGTTCCTGAACACCCTGAGCATGGGCGTGATGTTCGGCGTCCTCGTGTGGATCTTCCAGGAGGGCAACCTGGCCGACCTGTTCGGCTTCACGCCGAGCGGCTCCATCGAGCCCAGCATCCCGATCCTGATGTTCTGCGTGGCCTTCGGCCTCTCCATGGACTACGAGGTCTTCATGCTGTCCCGGATCAAGGAGGAGTACGACCTCACCGGTGACAACGCGGGCGCCGTGGCCGCCGGCCTGGAGCGCAGCGGGCCGCTGATCACCTCGGCGGCGGTGATCCTCGCCGCGTCGTTCGCCACGTACGCCTCCTCCGAGATCGTCTTCCTGAAGATGCTGGGCATCGGCATGGTCGTCGTGATCCTCCTCGACGCGACCCTGATCCGCGCGGTCCTCGTACCGGTTTCGATGCGGCTCGCGGGCAAGGCCAACTGGTGGGCGCCGGCGCCGCTGCGCGCCTTCCACGACCGCTTCGGCATCTCCGAGTCGTCCCCGGCCGCGCAGCCCGCGGCCGCCGCCCCCGACACGGCAGGGGCCGGCGTCCGCGCCGGCCGCTCCTGA
- a CDS encoding metallophosphoesterase, which yields MLGIGLWALMLAGSGAVHYYLWIRLVRDTTKPRTTGRRLATWGVVLSALLAPGTRMLTPLFDPSDGGGGRFLAWPGYTLIGVLLYLLMVLAVLELPRALLLRRWRRNAGQQDEPAPVRVPVAAAAPDAAAVPAAAEAAPAAPGEEDQRLLGRRLFLGRAVGTVAGATALGTVGYGMSSALGDPLVKRVPVTLAKVNPRLAGLRIAVVSDIHLGPLLGRAHTERIVRMVNGLQADLVTIVGDLADGTASQLGPAARPLRALESRYGNFFVTGNHEYLYDGVEDWLDEMRNVGVRPLVNERVEIRHNGAWLDLAGVEDLAGEEFGRGPDLGKALGGRDLSRPVVLLAHQPVFADEAARHGVDLQLSGHTHGGQMFPLTAVTSLVNPVNSGLGRVEDTQLYVTNGAGFFGPPVRVGAPAEITLLELRSPLPA from the coding sequence ATGCTGGGAATCGGATTGTGGGCGCTCATGCTGGCGGGCTCCGGCGCCGTCCACTACTACCTGTGGATCCGGCTCGTCCGTGACACGACGAAGCCCCGGACGACGGGCCGGCGGCTGGCGACCTGGGGGGTGGTGCTCTCGGCGCTGCTCGCTCCCGGGACGCGGATGCTCACCCCGCTGTTCGACCCCTCGGACGGGGGAGGCGGCCGGTTCCTGGCATGGCCCGGCTACACCCTGATCGGCGTACTGCTCTACCTGCTGATGGTGCTCGCGGTACTGGAGCTGCCGCGGGCGCTGCTCCTGCGCAGGTGGCGGCGGAACGCCGGGCAGCAGGACGAACCGGCTCCGGTACGGGTCCCCGTGGCGGCCGCCGCTCCCGATGCCGCGGCCGTGCCGGCTGCGGCCGAAGCGGCTCCCGCTGCGCCGGGGGAGGAAGACCAACGGCTGCTCGGCCGCCGCCTGTTCCTCGGCCGGGCCGTGGGCACCGTGGCCGGGGCCACCGCCCTCGGCACGGTCGGCTACGGCATGTCCTCCGCGCTCGGCGACCCGCTGGTCAAGCGCGTGCCGGTCACCCTCGCCAAGGTGAACCCGCGCCTGGCCGGCCTGCGGATCGCCGTCGTCAGCGACATCCACCTGGGCCCCCTGCTGGGGCGCGCCCACACCGAGCGGATCGTCCGTATGGTCAACGGGCTCCAGGCCGACCTGGTGACGATCGTCGGCGACCTCGCCGACGGCACCGCCTCCCAGCTGGGACCGGCGGCCCGCCCGTTGAGGGCGCTGGAGTCCCGGTACGGGAACTTCTTCGTCACCGGGAACCACGAGTACCTCTACGACGGGGTCGAGGACTGGCTGGACGAGATGCGCAACGTGGGGGTCCGCCCGCTGGTGAACGAGCGCGTGGAGATCCGGCACAACGGGGCCTGGCTCGACCTGGCCGGCGTCGAGGACCTGGCGGGGGAGGAGTTCGGCCGCGGACCCGACCTGGGCAAGGCCCTGGGCGGGCGCGACCTCTCGCGTCCGGTCGTCCTCCTCGCCCACCAGCCGGTCTTCGCCGACGAGGCGGCCCGGCACGGGGTGGACCTCCAGCTGTCCGGACACACCCACGGCGGACAGATGTTCCCGCTGACCGCGGTCACTTCGCTGGTCAACCCCGTCAACTCGGGGCTCGGCAGGGTGGAGGACACGCAGCTGTACGTGACGAACGGCGCCGGCTTCTTCGGCCCGCCGGTCCGCGTCGGCGCCCCGGCGGAGATCACCCTGCTGGAGCTGCGCTCGCCGCTGCCCGCGTAA